A single Vidua chalybeata isolate OUT-0048 chromosome 20, bVidCha1 merged haplotype, whole genome shotgun sequence DNA region contains:
- the LOC128798189 gene encoding LOW QUALITY PROTEIN: C-C motif chemokine 5-like (The sequence of the model RefSeq protein was modified relative to this genomic sequence to represent the inferred CDS: substituted 1 base at 1 genomic stop codon), translating into MNISTLCLSIILVADLFSQALPAPLGSDMALCCFSYISXKLPQNHVQEYFYTSSKCPQPAVVFVTRKKREVCANPDARWVKEYVNSLELQ; encoded by the exons ATGAACATCTCCACACTCTGCCTCTCCATCATCCTGGTTGCTGACCTCTTTTCTCAGGCCCTTCCTGCTCCAT TGGGGTCTGACATGGCTTTATGCTGCTTCAGCTACATCTCATGAAAGCTGCCTCAGAATCATGTGCAGGAGTATTTCTACACCAGCAGCAAGTGCCCCCAGCCAGCAGTTGT GTTTGTGACCAGGAAGAAGCGGGAGGTCTGTGCTAACCCTGATGCCAGGTGGGTGAAGGAATACGTgaacagcctggagctgcagtga
- the LOC128798259 gene encoding E3 ubiquitin-protein ligase TRIM39-like, producing MALAGALERLQEEAICPICLEYMSEPVSIDCGHNFCRGCIAKHCQDKGLWADGPFSCPQCRASCHRSGFRPNRQLANIVESIRQLGLRGGLGPELEPGTPLCPQHDERLKLFCEEDEEPICVVCRESLQHRPHTVYPIEEAAHVYKVKLQKSLESLSKEVEEVKKRESAERMKTQECKETVKKKRERIVSEFGKLHRLLADEEKLLLQKLEEEEKQILLLINENLARLVEEKCLLEELILEIKGKSQQPADGLLKDMKSILSRCEGVKFQSPKAVSVTLKENYSIPERCLGMRDMLKKFKVDVILDPETAHPDLTVSEDRKSVRRGSKKLLLSLFDNPKRFSSTPVVLGSPGFFSGRHYWEVQVGDKPEWGLGLCREAAGRKGSILFSPNNGYWVLRLQNGGTYEALTIPVSPVTLSVRPRRVGIFLDYEAGEISFYNVSDRSHIYTFTDKFSGNLRPLFFLGAFLGGRNAEPLVISWVRDPQGTGCIIL from the exons ATGGCGCTGGCAGGTGCCCTGGAGcggctgcaggaggaggctATCTGCCCCATCTGCTTGGAGTACATGAGCGAACCGGTCAGCATCGACTGCGGCCACAACTTCTGCCGAGGCTGCATCGCCAAGCActgccaggacaaggggctgTGGGCCGACGGGCCCTTCTCCTGCCCGCAGTGCCGGGCCTCCTGCCACCGCAGCGGCTTCCGACCCAACCGGCAGCTGGCCAACATCGTGGAGAGCATCCGCCAgctggggctgcggggcggcCTGGGGCCCGAGCTGGAGCCGGGgacccccctgtgcccccagcacGACGAGCGGCTGAAGCTGTTCTGCGAGGAGGACGAGGAGCCCATCTGCGTGGTGTGTCGGGAATCCCTGCAGCACCGCCCGCACACAGTCTACCCCATCGAGGAGGCGGCGCACGTCTACAAG gtCAAACTCCAGAAATCCCTGGAGAGTCTTTCAAAGGAAGTTGAGGAGGTGAAGAAGCGTGAGTCAGCAGAAAGGATGAAAACCCAGGAGTGCAAG GAGACAGTAAAGAAAAAGCGGGAGAGGATTGTGAGTGAGTTTGGGAAGCTGCATCGGCTGCTGGCTGATGAGGAGAAGCTACTGCTTcagaagctggaggaggaagagaagcagaTTCTGCTGCTGATCAATGAAAACCTGGCCAGACTGGTGGAGGAGAAGTGCTTGCTGGAGGAGCTGATCCTGGAGATAAAAGGGAagagccagcagccagctgatGGGCTGCTCAAG GACATGAAAAGCATCCTGAGTAG GTGTGAAGGGGTAAAGTTCCAATCCCCCAAGGCTGTGTCTGTGACCCTGAAGGAAAACTACAGCATTCCTGAGCGCTGCCTGGGCATGAGGGACATGCTGAAGAAGTTCAAAG TGGACGTGATTCTGGACCCAGAGACGGCACACCCAGACCTCACTGTGTCAGAAGACCGCAAGAGCGTCCGGCGCGGGAGCAAGAAGCTGCTTCTGTCCCTCTTTGACAACCCCAAGAGGTTCAGCAGCACCCCGGTGGTGCTAGGCAGTCCGGGCTTCTTCTCGGGCCGCCACTACTGGGAGGTGCAGGTGGGAGACAAGCCTGAGTGGGGCCTGGGGCTGTGCCGAGAGGCTGCTGGCCGGAAAGGCTCCATCCTCTTCTCCCCCAACAATGGTTACTGGGTGCTGCGGCTGCAAAATGGGGGCACCTATGAGGCCCTGACCATACCCGTGTCCCCCGTGACCCTGAGTGTGAGACCCCGGCGCGTTGGGATCTTCCTGGACTATGAGGCGGGAGAGATATCCTTCTACAACGTAAGCGACCGCTCCCACATTTACACCTTCACTGACAAGTTTTCAGGCAATCTCCGGCCTCTCTTCTTCTTGGGTGCCTTTTTGGGGGGCAGAAATGCAGAGCCCTTGGTGATCTCCTGGGTCAGGGACCCACAGGGAACCGGATGCATCATCTTGTGA
- the LOC128798107 gene encoding C-C motif chemokine 4 homolog, whose protein sequence is MKVFVVALTILIAAFCYQTSAAPLGSDPPTSCCFSYISRQLPRSFVKDYYETNSQCSQPAVVFITRKGREVCANPMEDWVQQYVNELELD, encoded by the exons ATGAAGGTGTTTGTGGTTGCCCTCACCATCCTCATTGCTGCCTTCTGCTACCAGACCTCTGCTGCTCCAC TTGGCTCCGACCCACCaacctcctgctgcttctcctacATCTCCCGGCAGCTGCCCCGCAGCTTTGTGAAGGATTACTACGAAACCAAcagccagtgctcccagcctgctgtcGT CTTCATCACCAGGAAGGGCCGGGAAGTCTGTGCCAACCCCATGGAGGACTGGGTCCAGCAGTACGTGAACGAGCTGGAGCTGGACTGA
- the LOC128798162 gene encoding C-C motif chemokine 4 homolog encodes MKVSAAGLALLLIVAAFSQAFSSPAGLNIPICCFTYRQHKFPWKLIQRHYITSSSCPQPGIVFVTKEGRQICANPANNWVRSYLKILEQN; translated from the exons ATGAAGGTCTCTGCAGCTGGATTGGCTCTTCTCCTCATTGTTGCTGCTTTCTCCCAAGCTTTCTCTAGCCCAG CTGGACTCAACATCCCAATCTGCTGTTTCACTTATAGGCAGCACAAATTCCCATGGAAGCTCATCCAGCGTCATTacatcaccagcagcagctgtcctcaGCCGGGCATCGT ATTTGTCACAAAGGAAGGCCGCCAGATCTGTGCCAATCCTGCAAACAACTGGGTCCGAAGCTACTTGAAAATTTTGGAGCAGAACTGA
- the LOC128798211 gene encoding C-C motif chemokine 4 homolog, producing MKTFTAALSVLFVAVICYQATSSPISLNFYGPCCVEYITRPLSLSRVVKYERTGSHCSPPAVIFTTIKDKLVCANPNDKWVQDIMNQLRDNKHSG from the exons ATGAAGACCTTCACAGCAGCCCTTTCTGTACTTTTTGTGGCTGTCATCTGCTACCAGGCCACCTCTTCTCCAA TTTCTCTCAACTTTTATGGTCCCTGCTGTGTTGAGTACATCACCAGACCCTTGTCCTTGAGCCGTGTGGTAAAGTATGAGCGCACAGGCAGCCACTGCTCTCCACCAGCTGTGAT atttACCACCATCAAGGACAAGCTGGTCTGTGCCAACCCTAATGACAAGTGGGTCCAGGACATAATGAATCAATTAAGGGACAATAAGCACAGTGGATAA